In a single window of the Bacteroidota bacterium genome:
- a CDS encoding glycosyltransferase family 2 protein has translation MQYLVYISFGFLGFQLLNVLINFIFRQAIEKTEIQNSELISVLIPARNEENSIGFLLEAMYEKKNDNIEVIICNDYSTDNTEEIIRKYAKIDSRIRIIQSDFLPNGWLGKNHACYQLAKQAKGRYFLFVDADVVLSGNIVADAIAYAKRYKLGLLSVFPKQIQLTAGEKQTVPLMNYILITLLPLIFVRVSPFKSHAAANGQFMLFEAEIYKKWQPHEQFKNSSVEDIAISRFYKSRKIKTACTTGEKRIQCRMYHSYNDALNGFSKNIFMFFGNVPILAFVFWIFSTLSIVPIIIYNFHIAFAYLLAVVFIQIVYAINCQQSVITTVLYFPANMFFMLQVMIKALMVKKQKNYTWKGRNIY, from the coding sequence ATGCAATATCTGGTTTACATATCTTTTGGCTTCTTGGGTTTTCAGTTACTCAATGTGCTTATTAATTTTATTTTCCGTCAGGCCATTGAAAAAACTGAAATTCAAAACAGTGAGTTAATATCCGTGCTCATTCCTGCACGCAACGAGGAAAACTCTATTGGATTTTTGCTCGAAGCCATGTATGAAAAAAAAAACGACAATATTGAGGTAATTATTTGTAACGACTATTCTACCGATAACACCGAGGAAATAATCCGTAAATATGCCAAAATAGACAGTCGTATAAGAATAATTCAATCAGACTTTCTACCAAACGGCTGGCTTGGTAAAAACCATGCTTGTTATCAATTGGCAAAGCAAGCAAAGGGCAGGTATTTTTTGTTTGTAGATGCAGATGTAGTGCTTTCGGGCAATATTGTTGCCGATGCAATTGCTTATGCTAAAAGGTACAAACTGGGCTTACTTTCTGTATTTCCAAAACAAATACAACTAACTGCAGGAGAAAAACAGACAGTGCCGCTTATGAATTATATTCTTATAACACTTTTGCCCCTGATTTTTGTAAGGGTATCTCCCTTTAAGTCGCACGCGGCAGCAAACGGTCAGTTTATGCTATTCGAGGCCGAAATATATAAAAAGTGGCAACCGCACGAACAGTTTAAAAATTCGTCAGTCGAAGATATTGCCATTTCAAGGTTTTATAAAAGCAGAAAGATTAAAACGGCTTGCACTACCGGCGAAAAGCGGATACAATGCCGTATGTATCATTCGTATAACGACGCATTAAATGGTTTTTCAAAAAATATTTTTATGTTTTTTGGCAATGTACCGATTTTAGCTTTCGTGTTTTGGATATTTAGCACTTTAAGCATTGTTCCTATAATCATTTACAATTTTCACATAGCATTTGCATATCTGCTGGCAGTTGTGTTTATACAGATTGTTTATGCTATTAACTGTCAACAAAGCGTGATAACCACAGTTTTGTATTTTCCTGCAAACATGTTCTTTATGTTACAGGTTATGATTAAAGCATTAATGGTAAAAAAACAGAAAAATTATACATGGAAGGGAAGAAATATATATTGA